A stretch of DNA from Streptococcus sp. NPS 308:
TCTTTGTACTTGTTTTGCCTTCTAATTTAGCCTTTAAGTCATCACATTTTGACTTGGTACGGCTAGCAATCATAATCTCTGTAAAGGTTTCGCTATCTTGACAAATCTTGGAAATAGCAACTTGGGCAACGCCCCCACATCCGATAACTAGTAAACGACTCATTTTTTTCCTTCCTCTTCTTCTAAAATGTCCTCAACATACTTGGGCAACATGAAGGCCCCCACATGTAAGTTTGCGGTGTAGTATTCTGTGAAAAGCTGACGTTTTTTCCAGCCTTCCTTGTCAAAATCTTTGACAGGGTGGTATTTTTTAGATGCAAATCCAAATAGCCAATAGCCAGCTGGACTGGTTGGGATATGGGCCTGATAAACCCGACTGATTGGAAATGCTTGATTGACCTTGCGGTGCATACTTCGACAAGCTGACTCATCCTCGTCAAAGAAGGGACTCCCATGCTGATAGATCATGATTCCGTCCTCTTTGAGAGCCCTATAACTATTGCCGTAAAATTCCTTGGTAAAGAGCCCTTCCGTATGTCCAAATGGATCTGTCGCGTCGTTGATGATAATATCGTAGTCATCTTCGCAGTTTCGCAAAAAGCGTAGCCCATTTTGGTAGTAAATGGTAACACGAGGATCATCTAGCCCTGCAGCAAAATCTGGGAAATACTCACGACAGACTTCAACCAGCATTTCATCCGGTTCCACAATATCGATTTGTTCCAATTCTGGATACAGTGTCAAAACTTGGGCAACACCACCGTCACCACCCCCAATAACCAAGACTTTCTTGGGATTTGGGTGGACAGCCATGGGTACGTGGACCGTCATTTCATTGTAAACAAAATCATCTGCATCTGAAAACAAGACGTGCCCATTTAAAATCAGTATTTTTCCAAAAGCTGGCGTATCTAAGACTTCGATATCCTGCCATTCACTTTTTCCAGCGTAGAGTTGCTTGGCAGTTCTCAAGGATAATTTCACATCTGGAGTATGAACTTCAGAAAACCATAAATCCATCTAGTTCTCCTTTCTCTTAATGACGTTGATGTGATTGACCTCTGGATCTTCCGTCCCTTGGAGGGAGCAACCACGTTCCTTTGCAAATTGGATATAGTCTACAATTTCTCGTGTAATACGTTCACCAGGAGCCAAGATAGGAATTCCTGGAGGATAGCACATGACAAATTCTCCGCAGACTTGTCCAACTGACTCGTCTAAGGTCAAACTTCTTCTCTCTGAATAGAAGGCTTCTTGCGGAGATAGCACCAACTCAGGTTGGATATATTCTCCAGCAATCAAGTCTTTCCCATCTCGTGAATATAGTCTCTTGATATCAGCTAAAGCACCGACCAAGCGTTCAATGTCTTGGATACGGTCACCAATTGAAATATAAGCTAAGATATTGCCGATATCCCCGAATTCAATCTGAATATCGTATTCATCTCGCAAGAGATCATAAACCTCAATCCCTGTTAGTCCAATACCCTGAGTATAAACGGACAGCTTGGTCACATCAAAATCACAAACCGACACACCGTCTATGAGCTCTTTTGAGTAGGCATAGTAACCACCGATAGCATTGATTTCACGACGAGCGTACTCGGAGAGCTCAATGACTTTCTCAAAAGACTCTTTTCCACGAAGGGCTAAGTTGCGACGAGAAATATCCAAACTAGCCATAAGTAGGTATGAGGCAGATGTAGACTGGGTCAGGTTGATGATCTGACGAACGTACTCAGGGTTCATCTGATTCCCGATAAGTAAAATGGAGCTTTGGGTTAAACTCCCGCCAGACTTATGCATAGAGACCGCAGCCATATCAGCCCCTGCATCCATAGCAGAAATTGGAAGCTTATCTGTAAAATGCAAATGCGCTCCATGGGCTTCATCCACTAAAACCAGTATGCCTGCTTCATGAGCCATTTCTGTTAAACCCTTGAGATCTGAACAAATTCCATAGTAAGTAGGATTGTTAATCAAAATGGCCTTGGCATCTGGATGCTCCTTAATTGCCTGCGCAACACGGTCATTTTCAAGACCTAAAGCGATGCCAATTTTAGGATCTACACTCATCTCGATATAGATGGGAATGGCACCACATAGAACCAGCGCATTGATAGCAGATTTGTGGACATTACGTGGCAGAATAATCTTATCTCCCGCCTTGCAGGTGGAAAGAATCATGGTTTGAACAGATGAAGTTGTTCCACCGATCATGAGAAAGGCATGCGCTGCTCCAAAAGCATCCGCAGCCAGCTCCTCTGCGTCTCGAATAATCGAAATGGGATGGCCTAAATTATCCAAGGGTTTCATAGAATTGACATCAATGCCAACACATTTTTCTCCCAACAATTCAACAAGTTCTGGATTTCCCCGTCCGCGTTTGTGACCTGGTACATCAAAGGGAACAATCCGTTTCTTTCTTAGCTTTATCAGACCTTCATAAATAGGGGCCTGATTTTGATCTAACTTTTTCAAGACATACTCCTTTACCGTATTTTTAGCTCCTCAAAATGATGAGGGCGACCAAAGGTTGACTTATGAAAAAAGAGCAGGTTTTCACCTGCTCTGCAATCTTCTGACGTGTTTATTTTGGTTTCTGTTGAGTATGTCTGTTCCCGATGTTTCCTAACTCTCTAGTAGCAAATATTACGTACTTTATTGATCGTTTCACAAGATGACGTGTGCTTTCACCACACTAAAATTTATGAATTAGGACAAGCGTCCTAACATCAACTTATAAAAGTAGGCTTTTAACCCTATCAATAATGTGGCTTTTCAACCACGCTTCGGCATTCAACCCTGCCTGTCCGTAGGCATTTTTTACTCGGGTTTATATTTGCTAGAAAACATCATCTCATTTTCTAAGCCTTATAACTATATCATGTTTATACAAGTTTGTAAAGTATTTTGTGAAAGCTTTTTTAAAAAAAATAATTTTTGTTCGTATTTTTAATATATCTAAAAATTAAAAACTATTTCAACTTTGCCTTTAAATAATAAAATAGGAACTAGGTTTGGTAGCTCCTATTCTTCATATGATGATTTAAAAGATAATAAAAGTATACTATGACACAATGCACCAGTTTTCATATTCTAAAATTAAATTAGAGATTAGACATTAAAAGAATATAAAGGAATGTATGTTAATGTAATTGTATCATTAAAACTTAATCAGCATCAACCCCGATCTGGTATTTTTGACAGTGAAGGCATCTAAAAAGGTAGCCACAAAGAGAGCCATCCTTAACCAAGTATTCTTCAATATCTTGATATTCTCCACGCTCTTCATAGTCTGCCAAGACTTGCTCGGCAATTCCCATGGCCTTTAATTCTCGAGTGCCAACTGTACCCAAATAAGCACAATAATCCTGACAACAAAAAAGCCAATTTTCTCCCTGCCAACTAGAGTAGCCAGGGGTCTGGCAAAAAAAGCACCTGGTCTTTTTCTGGATCCAATTCACCCTGACACTCAGCATCTTGAACAAATTCTGCATCGAATTTCTTTGCTGCTAGCCCGTTTGCAATACAAAATGGACAAAGATTTTTGATGTTGTCAATACAATAAGGCATCAAGTTATAATATATATTGCTTTCTTTCCCACAAGATGGACAAAGCTTGGCTTCTCCCTCTACAAAAGCTCCCGTTGATAGAGGATCTGGATGGTAGATAAAATGTGGCAAAGACTGTGATAGCTCTGTTCTCTGCTTCTTCTCTTCTTTTCTTAGAGGACGAGGAAGGGCAAAGCGATCTCCATGGCTTTGACTCATCTCTGCTAAGTGAGCTAATTTTTTAATTTGTTTTCGATCTGGCTTAGTGATTATTTTGGTAAATAAATCATAGGCACTAGCGTAGAGACCTAATTGCTCATAGAGATCTACTAAGACTTTCTTCGCTTCCAAATCATCAGACTTAGCTAATTCATCAACTAATTCATAAAGAGCTGAGACACTTGGTGGATTGCCCTCTTGGGCTATATATTGCTTCTTTAAAGTAATGTATTTTTGTAAATATGGATTCATAGGATTACCTTTCTAATGGATTATAAAAACCTTAACAAATAGTCACTAAGACATTTCCCTTGAAATCTAAGATTTTCTTGTAAAAGTCTTTCATTTTTACAAAGCTGGTTCGAATATCATCCTTGATTTCTTCCTCTTCATCAAGATAATCCCAAATATCGGGATACAAATCTGCCTTCTTGCATGCTTCCATGCTAAAGTCTGCCAGAGCCCTATCCATGTCAAAATTCTCTAAAGCTTGAACAATCTCAGCTATCTTTGAGTGTTCAGTATAGGATATATATTCTGAAACATTTTCTAAAGGGGTCACTCCCAAGACAGCTTCTCTCAAGGGATTGTCATCCAAAAATTCTGAACTACTAAATCCTGTCAAGACAAAGACCAAGGCATCCCACATTTTGTCGATATCTATTAAGATATCATGACTATCAGTGGAATCCTCAGCAAAGTCTAACAAGTCATCTTCTTGATTGGAAAGACCTTTTATTTGTTCTAATTCATTATATGCTAAATATTGATAATTGGCAATCATTCCCATGATGTTACTCCTTTGAATCAGTTAGTATCATATGGATATTTCTAGCTCTATTTCCCTAGAAAGTGCTATAATGTAGCTAACAAAATTGTCTCTAGCAATTGAAAAACGGGAGAAGTAGTCATGTTCACTAGTATTATTTTAGGGTTTTATGCTCTTTTCTTTCTATCTTTATCCTTTACTATCTATCTCTATATCAGACTTGTAGTTGCGGTCAGACAAGGGAAAGATGTCCCAAAATGGATTTATAAACTTGGCCATGCTGTTCAAGGAAGAATTCACGTTGACTATGAAGAAATCACTGATGCTAATGCCCTTAAAGAGATTCATTGGTTCTTACTAATCTATTTAATCGTAAATCTACTCGTATTGACTGTCTTCTACTATCATGGTAATAGCTTTCCTCAAGCCATTTATGAATGTTTGAAAAAACAATTTTTTATCGTACTTGTTAGTATGGTTTTAAAAAGTATTGGCAAATTTGTTGTACTGGCTATAAGAAAAAACTTTCATAACAGTCATGTCTATGCATCAACCAACGCTGTTATCGGGACAGCTTTTTTAACGAGTTATGTTTTTATGTTTTGCATGATGATGAGTGGTCTTCCGGCTCAACCTGTTCCAGTAACCATTCAAGATACTACTGTAATTATCGGTGAGAGCAAGGCTTCCGAGCTTT
This window harbors:
- the speE gene encoding polyamine aminopropyltransferase; this encodes MDLWFSEVHTPDVKLSLRTAKQLYAGKSEWQDIEVLDTPAFGKILILNGHVLFSDADDFVYNEMTVHVPMAVHPNPKKVLVIGGGDGGVAQVLTLYPELEQIDIVEPDEMLVEVCREYFPDFAAGLDDPRVTIYYQNGLRFLRNCEDDYDIIINDATDPFGHTEGLFTKEFYGNSYRALKEDGIMIYQHGSPFFDEDESACRSMHRKVNQAFPISRVYQAHIPTSPAGYWLFGFASKKYHPVKDFDKEGWKKRQLFTEYYTANLHVGAFMLPKYVEDILEEEEGKK
- a CDS encoding aminotransferase class I/II-fold pyridoxal phosphate-dependent enzyme, with product MKKLDQNQAPIYEGLIKLRKKRIVPFDVPGHKRGRGNPELVELLGEKCVGIDVNSMKPLDNLGHPISIIRDAEELAADAFGAAHAFLMIGGTTSSVQTMILSTCKAGDKIILPRNVHKSAINALVLCGAIPIYIEMSVDPKIGIALGLENDRVAQAIKEHPDAKAILINNPTYYGICSDLKGLTEMAHEAGILVLVDEAHGAHLHFTDKLPISAMDAGADMAAVSMHKSGGSLTQSSILLIGNQMNPEYVRQIINLTQSTSASYLLMASLDISRRNLALRGKESFEKVIELSEYARREINAIGGYYAYSKELIDGVSVCDFDVTKLSVYTQGIGLTGIEVYDLLRDEYDIQIEFGDIGNILAYISIGDRIQDIERLVGALADIKRLYSRDGKDLIAGEYIQPELVLSPQEAFYSERRSLTLDESVGQVCGEFVMCYPPGIPILAPGERITREIVDYIQFAKERGCSLQGTEDPEVNHINVIKRKEN
- a CDS encoding YfbM family protein — encoded protein: MGMIANYQYLAYNELEQIKGLSNQEDDLLDFAEDSTDSHDILIDIDKMWDALVFVLTGFSSSEFLDDNPLREAVLGVTPLENVSEYISYTEHSKIAEIVQALENFDMDRALADFSMEACKKADLYPDIWDYLDEEEEIKDDIRTSFVKMKDFYKKILDFKGNVLVTIC